CATAGCAGCTAATGAAGGGCACAGTGAAGTAGTTCATGTGCTACTTAGTATAACTGGAGAGGAGAATAAGGAGAGACTCATGAGGATGACAGATGACAATGGGGATACAGCACTGCACAAGGCCGTGCGGAGCCGACATCAAGATGTTGCCAGACTTTTGGTTAAAGAAGATCCTGAATTCGAATTTCCGTCCAACAAGGCCCAGGAGACACCACTATACCTGGCGGCGGAGTCTGGTCTTCGTGATGCTTTGGTTGAAATCTTGGTATCCTGCAACAAACCAACTTTTGCTGCAGGTCCATTTAATCGAACACCTCTGCATGCAGCAGTAATTCATCAACACACGGGTATGAACGTATTTTTTGTTACTCTCCGTCATTAACATCTAGCTTTAGTTTGATTTTTCCATACCATTGTCTACATTAACTTGGAGTATATAATCATTTCAGATATTCTCAgtaatataaaattaatattcaCATCACTCATTTTGTGAGACAACTCTAAAGACTTATTTCTAGTTAACCAATAACTTTTGATGTAGTCCTAGGTAGCCATATCAAAATCCATAAGTGTTTGATTGGTTGTGGAGGAAATCACAAATCGGCTTGGTAACAATAATAATTTTCTCGTAATTAATTAGTTTCCCTTTAAATGAttaactcaaaagtcaaattttaacTTTGATGGCTCTTCATACCACTCTTGAACCCTTGACCTAGTGGAAGACTTAGAAATCAGTAAGTATTCAATCAATAACCACCAAATCCAAGCTCTAGGATTGTGCGAGAAGTATGAAAGAGGAAGCAAAAGAATAAATAATTTGAAGCTAAGCGCTTTTGAATGATCTCATAATTTGTGATGAATTAACtccttatcatcatcatcatatttgaCACATCCAGATTGCGCGAGATTACTGTGGCAATGGAATAAATCTTCATGTGAGGAAGCTGACGTGAGTGGTTGGAATTCGCTGCACTATGCTGTTAATCTAGGATTGAAAGAAGTAGTTTCTGATATGCTGGGGTGGAGGAAATCCTTAGCCTACCTTCCAGCAGGCAGTGAAAATCGCTGGACGACAACGTTTCACATTGCAGCCAGTGCAGGTGATGAAAACATGATAAATGAGTTATTAAAGTACTGCCCGGATTGCTGGGAAATGCTTGACAGCAGAGACAAAAATGCTCTTCATGTTGCCATATTGAACAATCAATATATGTTAGTTAATTCCTTATTAAAGTCCACGAAGTGGGATAGCCTTGCTGACGATGCAGATGATGATGGCAACACTCCTCTCCATTTGCTTGCCGCCTCTAGTTATTGGGCCCATGTGCCtgtgaaattaagagaaaatcccaTAGCAAAGAAGATGTCATTTAACAAAGAAAACCAGACTCCGCTTGACGTAGCATTGTCTTGCTTAAAGAGGACGACAAACAAGGAAAGTATCAGTGACAGCTTGTATTGCGATTTTGCTAACATTGGTCGATTGGGACGACGTGAGACTCCGGTGAATACACTGGATGAAATTGATATACAGAGGGAGTTTTTGAAGCGTGCTAAGGAACGTGAAACAGAAATCAAAGGCATCATGTCGGCAGCTCAAATACATCTAGTTGTGGCCACTCTATTAGTTACAGTCACCTTTGCCGCTGGTTTCACATTGCCAGGAGGTTTTGACAGTGATTCCAATAGCCCTAATAAAGGGATGGCGATTCTAACAAGAAAAGCAGCATTCCGTGTATTTGTTATTACAGATGTCATCGCCTTTGCATGCTCGGCTGGTGCTATATTCAGCTACTTCCTCATGGCAATAAATCATCGACCAACATCCTATCAGGATTACAGAATTCTATCGGCTCTCAGTAGAGTCGCAGGTCAGTTGCAGCTTCTGGCAATGTTAGCAGTGGTAATTGCATTTGTAACTGGTATGTATGCTACTTTAGCACATTCACTTGGTCTCGCCATTACTGTCGTAGTCATCGGTTGCATCTCTTTCTTTTGTACATGTTTGTAATGTATCTTGTTGGAAGAGATATTACTtgagaaatagagagagaaaCATAAAtgcatctttttccttttttcagtGAAATTAATTCAAGCAGTATGGCCGAGTAATAGTACTGCAGTCTGCATGCATCAGTATTTGTTTAACAGATTGTTCAGTTCAGCATCTCTATTTTGCTTTATCTTGCCTTCTCGCATACCTTATGTACAGATGCATTCTTAAAGATGATGTGCAAGTTTTGTAGTTAAAAAAAAGAACTGTCAAATTAATTCAAAATAATTACGAATTGTTTAATATTGTATAGTATTATATGTTATCTTggtttttattttcatttatatGTTAAAGTAATAAGACGCCTTACTTAAAAAGAAGTAGCTTAATTACTTTAGAAGTTACGTGCTTATATGCACGTGAGCACTCTCTACCATTGGTTTCTAATTAATTTCTAGTTTGAGCGATGAAAGCTGTCATTTTCAAAAAACAATGTTAGTTTCTACTCGCTTCTATCTTCCATCTGCCTCCGGTTCCACGTGTCACGAATATTTAATATAAATCAATTTCACCCTATACAACAAGTTGTCTTTCATTTTGATTTTATATAAAAAGTTAATGTGAGGTAGCTGGCCACACCATGTGAAATGGATGAGCATGAGACTTGTATTAATATTTGTATATGTTAAAAAAACAAAAGACTTAGCAAAGACTTCGTCAAGAGTTTCAGTAATTTCCTATACCACAAGATCATTATTCCAGGGATTTTTGATAATCATATcccctaattaaataaaaaagaataatgGATCCCACCTTGTATAATGCTGCAAAGAGAGGCAATACCAGAGATGGTGATTTTCTACTTGCTCATCATTTGAAAAGGAATGATGAAAATGGGTACCAAGTCACTCCAATGGGCAACACGATCCTCCACGTGGCAGCCCTATATGACAAATCCGATTTCTTTGGAGAAGTCCTTAATCTTACTCCAGCAATCTTATGCTGTAcgaacaagaaaaatgaaactgcACTTCACATAGCAGCTAAGAGAAGGAACAGTAAAGTTGTGAGTGTGATACTTGATGTAGTTGGAGTAGTGGGGGAAATAAGGAGACACTAATGAAGATGACAGATGATAATGGAGATACAACACTGCACAATGCCGTGAGGAGTAAATGTGTTGGCATTGTCAAAATGTTGGTTAAAGAAGATCCTGAATTTGAATATCCAGCAAACCAGGCTGGGGAGACACCACTGTATCCGGGGGCGGAGCCAGTGTTCTGGGCGAATCCATtagttttggttcaaaccttGTATTTGCGTTGaataatttattgattatttaaaatttaataatttaaaactcaataatttaaaatacttagaatttcgAACTCATAAGCTTAAAATCTTATTTCCACCTCTGATTGTATCTGGCGGCAGAGTGtggttctattgatattttgGAAATCTTGGAATCGGCCCCAACTTATGCTGCTGGTCCATCTAATCGAATGCCTCTGCATGCAGCAGTAATTCAGGAACACACCGGTACATAATACTACTTGTATTAACATCTAGACTTAGAGGCAGATCCGGGATTTAAACTTTACGGGTTCTCAATATTTGAGTTTTTTGGCATTaatgaatttatatatatatattatgcttTGCATCAAAAGTACTGGGTTCAGATGAACCCGACACCATAAGGCTAGATCCCCCGCATCTAGCTTCAGTTTGATTTGCCCATAACTAAGCAGCTAATGCATGGTTTCTTATTAGCTGCTTAGCTACGGAGTTACCTTAAGGGCTCGTTTGGTTGCTGGTTAGAGTTATGTAAGTATTATTAATATAGGAATAAGTTATGCATGGATTAATTATGCAAAGATTAATTTTGCGGGAATTAATTATGCAGGAATTAGTTATTCGGAGATTAATTATAGGATTAGTAATATAGAAACATAATGTGAATATTATTTATTGTTAGTCTAGTTTATTCGATTAAAATTGTTAGTATATTTTAGATATATTTTCttgaacaaaaaaatatataacaagTTTGAATAGATGATATTcttgtcattttgagttttaataCAGGTATTactaatacatgtataagttatTCCATCTTCTACCATGCATAAATAATACATAGATTTTCTCATAACTTATATGTATATTAGTTATGCGGAAAAGAAAAACACAGAGCAAACATTGTACTAGCAATGCGCTACGTTTTAtgtggaaaagagaaaaaatctaACCTAATATTATATAACCTATACTAGCTAGATTCTATGTGGAgattattttttctcatttttgtaaccAAACAAGGTATCAagttatcacgatccaaaatcccaatccgtcgtgatggcgcctaacacaccgACTAGGCAAGCTGAAACATGATAACGAAGGCAACATAGTAACGAAATTCATAGAAATAGCATAAACCTGAGGTCTCAATACAATAAAAACTGCTAATATAAAGTAAATCTCacccggtataagttaaaagaaagaattgagcctagggaatagacaaaggattaaattatcagaagattgtatcatggatattccataacgcccatgaaaggctaaagtaataactaataccgtGAGCCatagatcagaagatagcttaagcctacataaaggctgaacagaaggaagaggaaactaaagagttaaaacaacgaagtaaatcaggagtctgattattggacccagaaaattatagaaatcgttattgagaatattgcaggatcgctcttaatatcagaggtacaagagagatagtacagtagccatattttataatggTTTACGATAAagtcagttagaagagtaccagcctcataagaagtcaatatgaagctcccactggagtgtgtatgcactagaggtgcaagtattataatagagcttcaagtcgcGGATGTGAATTATACCCAAAACACGACAACTGTcgggaccaaacacactcacgcaagtatacgtggtcgtcaagtaatagagtagtgaatagagtatcgttcccacgaggacttatgattaacttttgactaatttaaactcaaatagcttatcgattcaagcgatttcttataaaatagataattgtctaatttactacctaaagactatcaagtaataaaatactagaaatcaacacaacacttaaatagttttaaataacaatcaatgggagataatattccagggtcacgggttatttAACAATCACGTtccattcttagcttaaaataactaattgatttatctggattgttggttGAAAGGGTTGATATTACTTATAAGACTCTGTCGAgcccttactcgcctattcaagctaactcaatacctatatgtctatggacttaaatttaacaagaacgcatttataattcctgtattgtaaccgagcaaggcaattaggtatatgtctatcccattTGCGAATcctttccccgatgcccgggtttaagaacttgctctatttaattctatatgcaatctagagttcccactttcgagttcaactctagattcgtagatagtatttcactgttagctactcagcaaaataattaaaaacagaattaaataaacaacccaatatgataaaatcaacttcgtcaaattaaacttcaaatatcaatattcatgtatacccatgaccctagaacaatagggttcttagctactcatattcaggcaatcatcaaaaattcacaagagtgcataagaatcgataaaagaaagagagaataggAACTCAAGACAAATTCCGTCGTTTTTAGAACTTTGTTGTGGCTTTTTCCCCCTctccaatatgttagatgacc
The sequence above is drawn from the Nicotiana tabacum cultivar K326 chromosome 13, ASM71507v2, whole genome shotgun sequence genome and encodes:
- the LOC107816626 gene encoding protein ACCELERATED CELL DEATH 6-like; its protein translation is MDPTLYNAAVEGNTRDSNFLLADHLKRDEENGHQVTPKGNTVLHVAALYGHSHFVGEVLKITPALLCHQNKKNETALHIAANEGHSEVVHVLLSITGEENKERLMRMTDDNGDTALHKAVRSRHQDVARLLVKEDPEFEFPSNKAQETPLYLAAESGLRDALVEILVSCNKPTFAAGPFNRTPLHAAVIHQHTDCARLLWQWNKSSCEEADVSGWNSLHYAVNLGLKEVVSDMLGWRKSLAYLPAGSENRWTTTFHIAASAGDENMINELLKYCPDCWEMLDSRDKNALHVAILNNQYMLVNSLLKSTKWDSLADDADDDGNTPLHLLAASSYWAHVPVKLRENPIAKKMSFNKENQTPLDVALSCLKRTTNKESISDSLYCDFANIGRLGRRETPVNTLDEIDIQREFLKRAKERETEIKGIMSAAQIHLVVATLLVTVTFAAGFTLPGGFDSDSNSPNKGMAILTRKAAFRVFVITDVIAFACSAGAIFSYFLMAINHRPTSYQDYRILSALSRVAGQLQLLAMLAVVIAFVTGMYATLAHSLGLAITVVVIGCISFFCTCL